A genomic window from Archocentrus centrarchus isolate MPI-CPG fArcCen1 chromosome 2, fArcCen1, whole genome shotgun sequence includes:
- the LOC115790709 gene encoding uncharacterized protein LOC115790709 has protein sequence MVQDFQERWHALFKVCEINAEFKRITTLPLQSRFLSQLDILSSKLIALYKKRGGLIGKHLKSIMDQMTEEDVDHGRESVLKGLCVYLNEDPEHLIRQHVGVSDTAFEESVEETTVGIFTVKQQEAQPTPDDVGIILEGQIVIQDLDNVPLAVALLFGLLYALHMDYPHQLRYTFEVIQKLIMELDGGTLSKKVQVLKNRLNE, from the exons ATGGTACAAGATTTCCAGGAACGGTGGCATGCGCTCTTTAAAGTGTGTGAG ATAAACGCTGAATTCAAGAGAATCACCACTCTGCCACTGCAGTCCCGGTTCCTCTCGCAGCTAGACATTCTGTCTTCCAAACTTATTGCTCTCTATAAAAAAAGAGGTGGACTAATAGGCAAACACCTAAAAAGTATAATGGACCAAATGACTGAa GAAGATGTCGACCATGGGCGTGAAAGTGTTCTGAAGGGCCTTTGTGTGTACCTCAATGAAGACCCCGAACATCTGATACGACAGCATGTA ggagTAAGTGATACAGCCTTTGAAGAATCAGTTGAGGAAACTACTGTGGGGATCTTCACGGTGAAACAACAGGAGGCGCAGCCTACTCCAGACGATGTAGGAATTATCCTGGAAGGCCAAATTGTTATCCAGGATTTAGACAATGTTCCTCTGGCTGTTGCACTACTGTTTGGCCTCCTGTATGCTCTACATATGGATTATCCTCATCAACTCAGGTATACCTTTGAAGTGATCCAGAAACTGATCATGGAGCTAGATGGTGGCACACTTTCAAAGAAagtccaggtcctgaagaaTAGACTCAATGAGTAA